Proteins from one Caldilineales bacterium genomic window:
- a CDS encoding UBP-type zinc finger domain-containing protein codes for MSCTHLDQITVHNVTPGAHGCEDCLKIGGRWVHLRICLSCGHIGCCDNSPNRHATKHFQATGHPIIQSYQPGEDWQWCFVDKELL; via the coding sequence ATGAGTTGCACCCACCTTGATCAAATAACCGTTCACAACGTCACCCCCGGCGCCCACGGCTGCGAGGACTGCCTGAAAATCGGCGGGCGCTGGGTTCATCTGCGCATCTGCCTCAGTTGCGGGCATATCGGTTGCTGTGATAACTCGCCCAATCGTCACGCCACCAAGCATTTCCAGGCCACCGGCCACCCCATCATCCAGTCCTACCAACCGGGCGAGGACTGGCAATG